A genome region from Staphylococcus capitis subsp. capitis includes the following:
- a CDS encoding CHAP domain-containing protein: protein MKKLVTITTLTAGIGASLFGATTNAHAAENSHGNQQWNQHSHHPMNNGFQEHNNHLKHFNYHPQRPFNYYKDQHSLNQNTRTHTFKNTITTSSDLSSNSSSSSTTSTKTTSSSGNLYTAGQCTWYVYDKVGGTIGSTWGNANNWATSAQSAGYTVNHTPEKGSILQSSAGAYGHVAYVESVGSDGSVTVSEMNYNGGPYVVDTRTISSSEASSYNYIHLD from the coding sequence ATGAAAAAATTAGTTACAATTACGACATTAACAGCAGGTATTGGTGCATCTTTATTTGGAGCTACGACAAACGCACATGCTGCAGAAAATAGTCATGGTAATCAACAGTGGAATCAACATTCTCACCATCCCATGAACAATGGTTTTCAAGAACATAATAATCACTTGAAGCATTTTAACTATCACCCACAACGTCCATTTAACTACTACAAGGATCAGCATAGCTTAAATCAAAATACACGCACACACACTTTTAAAAATACAATTACAACATCATCTGACTTAAGCTCTAATTCAAGCAGCTCATCTACTACTTCAACTAAGACAACGTCTTCTTCAGGAAACTTATATACAGCTGGTCAATGTACTTGGTATGTTTATGATAAAGTTGGAGGCACAATAGGTTCAACTTGGGGTAACGCAAATAACTGGGCAACATCAGCTCAATCAGCTGGTTATACTGTTAATCATACTCCAGAAAAAGGCTCAATTCTTCAATCATCTGCAGGTGCATATGGACATGTTGCTTATGTAGAGAGTGTTGGTAGTGATGGTTCAGTTACTGTATCAGAAATGAATTATAATGGTGGACCATACGTTGTAGATACACGTACAATCTCATCTAGTGAAGCAAGTTCTTACAATTACATTCACCTCGACTAA
- a CDS encoding DUF4870 domain-containing protein — protein sequence MNNSENHRFDHSETTSESQMSSQNLNSERNQSTQNSDYQQYNRSNQYTSQENNQIAKDEEQDERLMSMLIYLLGLFTSFIGPLVIWLVKRKDSKLIDTAGKTYLNYYISYFIYSVVAVILVYGFLFISTLSDNNTGIQIFALICMLILTLALLVLSIISIVCTIIGCVKYFSGKTYKIPFSIPIIK from the coding sequence ATGAATAATAGTGAAAATCATCGTTTTGATCATTCAGAAACAACTTCAGAAAGTCAAATGTCATCTCAAAACTTAAATAGTGAACGAAACCAATCTACTCAAAATAGTGATTACCAACAATATAATAGAAGCAATCAGTATACTTCACAAGAAAACAATCAAATCGCAAAAGATGAAGAGCAAGACGAGCGATTAATGTCAATGTTAATTTATCTATTAGGTTTATTTACAAGTTTTATTGGTCCACTTGTCATATGGTTAGTAAAACGAAAAGACTCTAAACTTATAGATACAGCTGGAAAGACATATCTAAATTACTACATTTCTTATTTTATATATTCTGTAGTTGCAGTGATTTTAGTGTATGGCTTTCTTTTCATATCAACCTTGAGTGATAATAATACAGGTATTCAAATTTTTGCATTAATTTGTATGTTAATTCTCACTCTTGCCTTACTTGTTTTATCAATTATTAGTATAGTATGTACTATTATTGGGTGCGTTAAGTATTTTTCAGGCAAAACTTATAAAATACCATTCAGCATCCCTATCATAAAATAA
- a CDS encoding NAD/NADP-dependent octopine/nopaline dehydrogenase family protein: MKIAIVGSGNGAVTAAVDMVDKGHDVRLYCRNESIEKFNAAFEKGGFDFNNEGQEKFIPFTNISDDIEYVLEDADIVQVIIPSSFIEYYAKVMSHFVTDKHLIFFNIAASMGSIRFMNVLEDRHIDVHPNFAEANTLTYGTRVDFENARVDLSLNVRRVFFSTFDRSELNDSYEKVSQIYEYLVKEESLLKTNLENGNPEVHPGPTLLNVGRIDYAENFSLYKEGITKHTVRLLHAIELERLNLGRKLGFELSTAKESRIQRGYLERQDEDEPLNRLFNTSPVFSKIPGPNHVENRYLTEDIAYGLVLWSSLGRVIDVPTPNIDAVIVIASTILERDFFEEGLTIEELGLEKLDLE, encoded by the coding sequence ATGAAAATAGCTATTGTAGGTTCAGGTAATGGTGCAGTAACTGCGGCTGTCGATATGGTAGACAAAGGTCATGATGTAAGATTATATTGTCGTAACGAGTCAATTGAAAAATTTAATGCTGCTTTTGAAAAAGGCGGTTTTGATTTTAATAATGAAGGACAAGAAAAATTTATACCTTTTACAAATATTAGTGATGATATTGAATATGTTCTAGAAGATGCAGATATCGTTCAAGTCATTATTCCATCATCATTTATTGAATATTATGCTAAAGTCATGTCTCACTTTGTGACAGATAAACATCTTATCTTTTTCAACATAGCTGCTTCTATGGGGTCTATTCGTTTTATGAACGTTTTAGAGGATCGTCACATTGATGTACACCCTAATTTTGCTGAAGCCAACACGCTTACTTATGGTACACGTGTTGATTTTGAAAATGCGCGAGTAGATTTATCACTTAATGTACGTAGAGTATTTTTCTCAACATTTGATAGAAGTGAATTAAATGATAGTTACGAAAAAGTATCACAAATTTATGAATATCTAGTTAAAGAGGAAAGTCTGTTAAAGACAAATCTAGAGAATGGTAACCCAGAAGTACACCCGGGTCCTACTTTACTAAACGTAGGTCGAATAGATTATGCTGAGAATTTCTCATTATATAAAGAAGGGATAACTAAACATACAGTTCGATTATTACATGCGATTGAACTTGAACGATTGAATTTAGGGAGAAAATTAGGGTTTGAGTTATCTACAGCAAAAGAATCTCGTATTCAAAGAGGTTATTTAGAGCGACAAGATGAAGATGAACCTTTAAATCGTCTATTTAATACGAGTCCAGTATTTTCTAAAATACCGGGACCTAACCATGTAGAAAATAGATATTTAACTGAAGATATCGCTTATGGATTAGTCTTATGGTCTAGTTTAGGGAGAGTTATAGATGTACCAACACCTAATATTGATGCGGTTATAGTTATCGCATCAACAATTCTCGAACGAGACTTCTTTGAAGAAGGGTTGACAATAGAAGAATTAGGATTAGAAAAATTAGATTTAGAATAA
- the nhaC gene encoding Na+/H+ antiporter NhaC has product MTHKYRKPTFLESLSTIIFMVIVVVIGFIFFNIPIQILLLISSAYAAFIAYRVGLRWEDLEEGITKRLTTAMPAIFIILAVGIIVGSWMFSGTVPALIYYGLKFLNPSYFLVSAFIISAITSVATGTAWGSASTAGIALISISNQLGVAPGMAAGAIIAGAVFGDKMSPLSDTTNLAALVTKVNIFAHIKSMMWTTIPASIIGMIVWFFAGLHSKGHTNPKQIQTLLHELDKVYNINLIVWIPLVVIAVCLFLRVSTVPSMLISSLSALIVGTFNNHFNIVDGLKAMFEGFNHSMVNQSHLSKNVTTLIEQGGMMSMTEIIVTIFCGYAFAGIVEKAGCLDVMLNTVSKCVKSVGTLILITVVCSLMLVFAAGVASIVIIMVGVLMKEMFEKMDLSRSVLSRTLEDSSTMILPLIPWGTSGIYYSHQLNVSVGDFFIWTVPCYLCALIAITYGFTGIGIKKLNKN; this is encoded by the coding sequence ATGACGCATAAGTACAGGAAACCCACATTTTTGGAGTCCTTATCTACGATTATATTTATGGTAATAGTGGTAGTAATAGGATTTATCTTCTTTAATATACCTATTCAGATATTATTATTAATATCATCAGCTTATGCTGCATTTATTGCATATCGAGTTGGATTAAGATGGGAAGATTTAGAAGAAGGTATAACTAAGAGGCTTACTACAGCTATGCCTGCTATTTTTATCATTTTAGCCGTAGGGATTATAGTTGGCAGTTGGATGTTTTCTGGAACAGTGCCAGCATTGATTTATTATGGTTTAAAGTTCTTAAATCCGAGTTATTTTTTAGTTTCTGCATTTATCATCAGTGCAATTACTTCGGTCGCTACAGGTACAGCTTGGGGGTCAGCATCCACAGCAGGTATAGCATTGATTTCAATTTCAAATCAGTTAGGCGTAGCGCCTGGTATGGCTGCAGGTGCAATTATTGCAGGTGCAGTGTTTGGCGATAAAATGTCGCCTTTATCAGATACAACTAATTTAGCCGCATTAGTTACTAAAGTGAATATCTTTGCTCATATCAAATCAATGATGTGGACAACAATTCCTGCATCCATCATTGGCATGATTGTGTGGTTCTTTGCGGGATTGCATTCAAAAGGTCATACGAATCCTAAACAAATACAGACATTACTCCATGAGTTAGATAAAGTTTATAACATTAATTTAATTGTATGGATTCCGTTAGTTGTAATTGCGGTTTGTTTATTTCTAAGAGTCTCTACAGTACCATCCATGCTCATTTCTAGTTTAAGTGCTTTAATTGTTGGAACATTTAATAATCATTTCAATATAGTTGATGGTTTGAAAGCAATGTTTGAAGGTTTTAATCATAGTATGGTAAATCAATCACACTTATCTAAGAATGTGACCACTTTAATAGAACAAGGTGGTATGATGAGCATGACAGAAATTATTGTTACCATTTTTTGTGGCTATGCCTTTGCAGGTATTGTAGAAAAAGCAGGATGCTTAGATGTTATGTTAAATACTGTATCTAAATGTGTAAAATCAGTTGGAACTCTTATACTTATTACAGTGGTTTGTAGTTTGATGCTTGTTTTTGCAGCAGGTGTTGCTTCTATTGTAATTATCATGGTTGGTGTGTTAATGAAAGAAATGTTTGAAAAAATGGATTTATCAAGATCGGTATTATCTCGAACACTTGAAGATTCAAGCACTATGATTTTACCACTTATTCCATGGGGAACTTCAGGTATATATTATTCACACCAATTAAATGTGTCAGTAGGGGATTTCTTTATTTGGACAGTACCTTGTTACTTGTGTGCACTAATAGCAATTACTTACGGTTTTACAGGTATAGGTATAAAGAAATTAAATAAAAATTAA
- a CDS encoding CHAP domain-containing protein: MKKIATATIATAGIATFAFAHNDAHAAEQNNGGYNPNDPTSYSYSYTIDQQGDYHYTWKGNWSPDRLNSHNNYSYSNYSNNNYNNNNYSNSNNQTGGLGANYSSTSRNVHVTTTSAPSSNGVSLSNASSAGGNLYTSGQCTYYVYDKVGGKIGSTWGNANNWANAAASAGYTVNNSPSQGAILQTSQGAFGHVAYVESVNSNGSITVSEMNYGHGVGVVTSRTISASQAASYNYIH, translated from the coding sequence ATGAAAAAAATCGCTACAGCTACAATCGCAACTGCGGGAATCGCTACTTTCGCTTTTGCACACAACGATGCTCACGCAGCAGAACAAAATAATGGTGGTTATAATCCAAATGATCCAACTTCATATAGTTACTCATATACTATCGATCAACAAGGAGATTACCACTACACTTGGAAAGGTAACTGGAGCCCAGATCGTTTAAATTCTCATAACAATTATAGTTACAGTAACTACTCAAATAATAATTACAATAATAATAATTATAGTAATTCTAATAACCAAACTGGTGGCTTAGGTGCTAACTATTCTTCAACAAGTCGTAACGTACATGTAACAACAACTTCTGCTCCATCTTCAAATGGTGTGTCATTATCAAACGCATCTTCAGCAGGTGGTAACTTATATACTTCAGGTCAATGTACATACTATGTATATGATAAAGTTGGTGGAAAAATCGGCTCTACTTGGGGTAACGCTAATAACTGGGCAAACGCTGCCGCTTCAGCAGGATATACAGTAAATAACTCACCTTCACAAGGTGCGATTTTACAAACTTCACAAGGTGCATTTGGTCACGTTGCTTATGTTGAGAGTGTCAACAGCAATGGTTCAATTACTGTTTCAGAAATGAACTATGGCCACGGTGTAGGTGTTGTAACATCACGTACTATCTCAGCTAGTCAAGCTGCTTCTTATAACTATATTCATTAA